A portion of the Permianibacter fluminis genome contains these proteins:
- the cysS gene encoding cysteine--tRNA ligase has protein sequence MLQLFNTLTRQKEDFKPMQAGKVGMYVCGVTVYDYCHIGHGRTYVSFDVIARYLRFSGYDVTVVRNITDIDDKIIKRANERSTDFSAVVEEFTQAMHDDFAALGIPKPDIEPRATTTIAEIIAMNETLIARGMAYSTPSGDVYYRVNKFADYGRLSGQSLDDLQSGARVEIGEEKEDPLDFALWKAAKPNEPSWDSPWGKGRPGWHIECSAMSKKCLGEHFDIHGGGSDLQFPHHENEIAQSEGANGCKFVNYWLHTGMVQVDAIKMSKSLGNFFTIREVLKEYEPEVVRFFLLSGHYRSQLNYSQENLDAAAGALERFYTALRGVPVVTELAGEEYEQRFRHSMDDDFNVPEAMAVLFDLVREINRLKTSDMDLAAQLAAMLRRLSGVLGIAQRDPEVYFKAGAGDDAARIEALIQERLDARKAKNFARADEIRKQLTAEGIVLEDGANGTSWKRA, from the coding sequence ATGTTGCAGCTTTTCAATACCCTGACCCGCCAAAAAGAAGACTTCAAACCCATGCAGGCCGGCAAGGTCGGCATGTATGTCTGCGGCGTCACGGTCTATGACTACTGCCATATCGGCCATGGCCGGACCTATGTCAGCTTTGATGTCATCGCTCGTTACCTGCGCTTTTCCGGTTACGACGTGACCGTGGTGCGCAACATCACCGACATCGACGACAAGATCATCAAGCGCGCCAACGAGCGCAGCACCGACTTCTCGGCGGTGGTCGAGGAATTCACCCAGGCGATGCACGATGACTTTGCCGCTCTGGGTATTCCGAAGCCGGATATCGAGCCGCGCGCCACCACCACCATTGCCGAAATCATTGCGATGAACGAGACGCTAATCGCGCGCGGCATGGCCTATTCGACGCCGTCTGGCGATGTCTATTACCGGGTCAACAAGTTTGCCGATTACGGTCGCCTGAGTGGTCAGAGTCTGGACGATCTTCAATCTGGCGCCCGGGTTGAGATTGGCGAAGAAAAAGAAGACCCGCTCGATTTCGCGCTGTGGAAAGCCGCCAAGCCGAACGAGCCGAGCTGGGATTCGCCGTGGGGCAAAGGCCGGCCGGGCTGGCATATCGAATGCTCGGCGATGAGCAAGAAATGCCTTGGAGAACATTTTGACATTCACGGCGGCGGTTCGGATCTGCAGTTCCCGCACCATGAAAACGAAATCGCCCAGAGCGAAGGCGCCAACGGCTGCAAATTCGTCAATTACTGGCTGCACACCGGCATGGTCCAGGTCGATGCGATCAAGATGTCGAAAAGCCTCGGCAATTTTTTCACCATCCGTGAAGTACTGAAAGAATACGAACCGGAAGTCGTGCGTTTCTTCCTGCTGTCCGGCCATTACCGCAGCCAACTCAATTACAGCCAGGAAAATCTCGATGCCGCCGCCGGCGCGTTGGAGCGTTTCTACACCGCGCTGCGCGGTGTGCCGGTGGTGACTGAGCTCGCCGGTGAGGAATACGAGCAGCGCTTCCGCCACTCGATGGACGATGACTTCAACGTCCCGGAAGCCATGGCGGTGCTGTTCGATCTGGTCCGCGAAATCAACCGGTTGAAAACCAGCGACATGGACCTGGCCGCACAACTCGCAGCAATGCTGCGCCGCTTGAGTGGCGTGCTCGGTATCGCCCAGCGCGATCCGGAAGTCTACTTCAAGGCCGGCGCCGGCGATGATGCCGCCCGCATCGAAGCACTGATTCAGGAACGACTCGACGCCCGCAAAGCCAAAAACTTTGCCCGCGCTGATGAGATCCGCAAACAGCTGACAGCAGAAGGCATTGTGCTGGAAGATGGCGCGAATGGGACGAGCTGGAAGCGGGCGTAA
- a CDS encoding acyltransferase translates to MLRFLPGPIKGIVSMLLISLNTLLICAPLFTIALVKLCLPLNPVRILCNRLLNGLATAWISINNGIHALTKKIRWHVEGVDALKLDDWYLVISNHQSWADILVLQKIFNRHIPFMKFFLKKELIWVPVIGLGWWALDFPFMKRYSKSYLAKHPEMKGKDMETTRKACEKFRTMPVSIMNFVEGTRFTPEKKAQTQSPFKHLLKPKAGGAGFVLTAMGEQLHRILDVTIVYPEASHSFWDFLCGKVTDIRVHVRSLPITGELLGNYEDDKDYRIRFQAWLNGIWEEKDRRIELMLTQT, encoded by the coding sequence ATGCTCCGTTTTCTGCCCGGCCCCATCAAAGGCATCGTCTCGATGCTACTGATTTCGCTGAACACCCTGCTTATCTGTGCCCCGCTGTTCACCATTGCGCTGGTCAAGCTATGTCTGCCGCTCAACCCGGTCCGGATTCTGTGCAATCGCTTGCTGAACGGCTTGGCCACGGCCTGGATCAGCATCAATAACGGCATTCACGCACTGACCAAGAAAATCCGCTGGCACGTTGAGGGCGTCGATGCGCTGAAGCTGGATGACTGGTATCTGGTGATTTCCAACCACCAGAGCTGGGCCGATATTTTGGTGCTGCAGAAAATCTTCAACCGCCACATTCCATTCATGAAATTCTTTCTGAAGAAGGAGCTGATCTGGGTGCCGGTGATCGGCCTTGGCTGGTGGGCGCTCGATTTTCCGTTCATGAAGCGCTACAGCAAAAGCTATCTGGCCAAGCACCCGGAGATGAAAGGCAAAGACATGGAAACCACCCGCAAGGCCTGCGAAAAATTCCGCACCATGCCGGTTTCCATCATGAACTTCGTAGAAGGCACCCGCTTCACCCCGGAAAAGAAAGCTCAGACCCAGTCGCCGTTCAAACATTTGCTGAAGCCGAAAGCCGGCGGCGCCGGTTTTGTCCTCACCGCCATGGGCGAACAGCTGCACCGCATTCTCGATGTCACCATCGTCTATCCGGAAGCCAGCCACAGCTTCTGGGATTTTCTCTGTGGCAAGGTCACCGATATTCGCGTGCATGTCCGCAGCTTGCCAATTACCGGCGAACTGCTCGGCAACTACGAAGACGACAAGGACTACCGCATCCGTTTTCAAGCCTGGCTGAACGGCATCTGGGAAGAGAAAGACCGTCGTATCGAGCTGATGCTGACCCAGACTTGA
- the pyk gene encoding pyruvate kinase → MSHPAARRTKIIATLGPASTSEDVLREMIRAGVDVVRMNMSHGSIEDHAKRVDLVRRLADEAKRFVAILVDLQGPKIRVSRFKNKSVTLVEGASFALDAGLGKEDGDDTQVGIDYKELPGDVRSGDILLLDDGRIVLKVDSVNGARIDTTVVAGGALSNNKGINRQGGGLSAKAITDKDKQDIKTAAQLEADFVAMSFPRSADDIDECRSLLLEAGSRAGVVAKVERVEALQNLDEIIRASDAVMVARGDLGVEIGDAELPAVQKHMIAQARHLDRGVIVATQMMESMIDSPIPTRAEVFDVANAVLDGTDAVMLSAETAVGKNPPKVIEAMARVCLGAESQARSKLSRHRMDDKFKNVEEGIAMASMYLANHMPIKAIISLTESGATPIWMSRIRSGIPIFAVSRRLSTCRRMALYRGVFPHLFDYNKSAPDEVNRAVINYLRDHHWLDDGDMVILTKGDVIGEGGGTNVLKVLKVGEVLKTGDR, encoded by the coding sequence ATGTCCCACCCTGCCGCACGCCGTACCAAAATCATCGCCACCCTTGGCCCTGCCAGCACCAGTGAAGACGTTCTGCGCGAAATGATCCGCGCCGGCGTCGACGTGGTGCGAATGAACATGTCGCACGGTTCGATTGAGGATCACGCCAAGCGGGTGGATCTGGTGCGCCGACTGGCCGATGAAGCCAAACGCTTCGTCGCGATTCTGGTGGATTTGCAAGGGCCGAAGATTCGCGTTTCGCGGTTCAAGAACAAATCGGTGACGCTGGTTGAAGGCGCGAGTTTTGCCCTGGATGCCGGCCTCGGCAAGGAAGACGGTGACGATACCCAAGTCGGTATCGATTACAAGGAATTACCCGGTGATGTCCGCAGCGGCGATATTCTGCTGCTCGATGATGGCCGCATCGTCTTAAAGGTGGACAGCGTCAACGGCGCCCGCATCGACACCACGGTGGTCGCCGGTGGCGCGCTGTCGAACAACAAAGGCATCAACCGTCAGGGCGGCGGCTTGTCGGCCAAAGCCATCACCGACAAAGACAAGCAGGACATCAAGACGGCGGCGCAACTGGAAGCCGATTTCGTTGCGATGAGTTTTCCGCGCAGCGCCGACGATATCGACGAATGCCGCTCGCTGCTGCTGGAAGCTGGCTCGCGCGCCGGCGTGGTCGCGAAAGTCGAACGGGTCGAGGCGCTGCAAAATCTCGACGAAATCATTCGCGCCTCGGATGCCGTGATGGTGGCGCGCGGCGATCTCGGTGTCGAAATCGGTGACGCCGAATTGCCGGCCGTGCAAAAGCACATGATTGCCCAGGCCCGCCATCTGGATCGCGGCGTCATCGTCGCCACCCAGATGATGGAGTCGATGATCGACAGCCCCATCCCAACCCGGGCCGAAGTCTTCGACGTCGCCAACGCCGTGCTGGACGGCACCGATGCCGTGATGCTGTCAGCGGAAACCGCGGTCGGCAAGAACCCGCCGAAAGTGATCGAAGCGATGGCGCGAGTTTGCCTTGGCGCCGAGTCGCAAGCGCGCTCCAAGCTGTCGCGGCACCGGATGGATGACAAGTTCAAGAATGTCGAGGAAGGCATCGCGATGGCGAGCATGTACCTCGCCAACCACATGCCGATCAAGGCCATCATTTCGCTGACCGAATCCGGTGCAACGCCCATCTGGATGTCGCGCATCCGCTCCGGCATTCCGATTTTCGCGGTCAGCCGCCGGCTGTCGACCTGCCGCCGCATGGCGCTGTACCGCGGCGTCTTCCCGCATTTGTTTGATTACAACAAGTCGGCGCCGGACGAGGTCAATCGCGCCGTTATCAATTATCTTCGCGACCACCACTGGCTTGATGACGGCGACATGGTCATCCTGACCAAGGGCGATGTCATCGGCGAAGGCGGCGGCACCAACGTACTGAAGGTGCTGAAAGTGGGCGAAGTGCTGAAAACGGGCGACCGCTGA